The window GTTAGCCGCGGGGATTTTCTTAGTGGTGCTGGGGGGATATTTGGCCGCGGTAGTGTTCGGCTAAAAGACTTTTTAACAAACGTTAGCAGAAGCTTCCCATACGTAACGGTATTTTTTTCCGTTAATGCTTGTTTCATTGAAATAAAAACAGGCATGTATGGTTAAGTCAGAATCAATTTTTGCATCTATATCACAAACAAATAAATGAACCGGAGCAACAATTTCCCTGAAAGAACTTGTTGCTTCGGTTTTAAGTTGTGCAATAGCTTTTTTCATTAAATCCAGGATAAAAATATCTGGAATTCCCTGGTCTCTGAGTTTTTCAATTATTCTTTCACGATGTAATTGAACATTCCAGTTCATCAATCAATTGCTCCATATCCACGAGATCGCCCCTCTTAAGTTCTTCTAGCGTTTGCTCCTGCAAGCTAAAATCTACATCAATGGGGACAGGCGTGTTTTTTGACATCACGTTGTGAATTGCATCGGCAATGCACTCTGAAAGTTCGGTTTGTGTCATATTGCGGCACTGCCCGTGTCGCTCTCCCGCCAACCTCAAGATTTCCGACTTGAAATCTTGATTGTATTTTCGGATTGCATTGCGAACGTAAAAACTGATCACTTGATTATTCTTGGTGCTTTTCATGATATTACTCCTTGGATGCGTGTCTAACCATCCCCCCGTGTTTGAATCGGCCACTCCCCTCCATTATCCTAAATATGACTTACAAGATAGTCCAGCTTTAGAATTTTTTTGTTTTTGTTTCAGGTTTTTCTGCATTTGATTGGCAATTGCAACACATATGCATCCAAATAGTGTACGAACGCCCCATAGTGCATGAACGCCCCCCCAACCACTACATTTTGTGCTACCAAAATCCTTGCAACCGCTAAAAATTACTGTATAACCGTTCACACAAGGAGAAATTTCGGTAAGGAAACAGCACAATTTTGACAGGGGGAAGTCATGTTTTCTGTAGGTTCTGTGCTGAATTTCAGCTATCCGGCGGTCAACCGCATGGGAAAATTGACCCGCCTGGCGTCTCGCCGGGTGGTGATTCGGTCGATTCGGGATTTGGACGATCGCCCGCTCGACCCCCGGACAGTTAGGCTCCGGCCCGATTTGCGCCGTGGCCGGCTGCTCATCCAGGCCGTGGACCTAGAACGCCAAGAGTGGCGTCAATTTTACTTTGACAGTATGCGGAGTGTGCGGGTCTGCCAGGTGCCGCTGGTACGGATCGGGGTCTACGATCCGACTGGGTCACATGGCCCTCGGCTTATGGGGCCGATCCTGACCGATTCGCGGGCCGACCAAGCCCGGGCCATGGAGTGTATTGCTAGGATGAATCAGTGGCTCAGGCACGCTGGGCGGGGGGAAGTCGCCCGGCTCTTCGCGGTGGGGGGTGGGGTATGATCCGCGTCAATGTGCGTTGGCGACCTGACCGGGGTCTATTTCAGCTTTATTTCAGGCATCCGCTGACCGGCAAGCGGGTCATGAAGTCGGCTGGAACCGACAACCGGCGCGAGGCCGAGCGTGCCGCGGCACGCTGGCAGGCCGAATTAGAGCGATCCAACCTGGGAGAAAATAAGAATGTGAGTTGGGATGCGTTTCGTTTACAGTTTGAGGAACGGCACCTCTTGCAGCTTGCACGGGGATCCCGCACGGCTTACCGGGTATCGCTCAATCACTTTGAAAAGCTCATTGGTCAACCGACGAATATCCGAATGATCAGCGCCGGTCATCTGAGTGAATTTTCCACCAAGCTATTAGCCAAATCCAAGAGCCGGGTAACGGTCGGTAAAATACTCAGGCATTTGCGGGTGGCACTGGGGTGGGCCGAAAAGATGGGAATGCTGGACAGCGTTCCCCGGTTCTCAATGCCGAGCATGCGCGGCGTGAACGTGATGAAAGGCAGGCCCATCACAGAGGCCGAATTTGCCCTGCTGCTGGCCGCCGTGCCAACGGTTAGGCCCAATGACCCAGAGACCTGGACGCAGCTTCTACTGGGCTTGTGGCTCTCTGGATTGAGGCTTGGGGAGGCTTGCCGTCTAGCATGGGACAAGCCGCCGATCATGGTGGATTTGGCAAGCGGTAAGTATCCCCGTCTGATCTTTCGGGCGAGCGGTCAAAAATCTGGCAAAGAAGAGTTGGTGCCAATCACGCCGGAATTTGCGGAGTTCCTTAAAAAAACTCCCGCCAACAAGCGGACCGGCAAGGTATTCTCTAGTGTCACCCGCGCGGGTAGAATCATTAGTGAAATTGGCGAAGAGGCGGGCGTGGTGGTCAACGAGCATGGCAAATTCGCCAGTGCCCACGATTTGCGCAGGGCCTTTGGGACAAGATTGAGTTTGCGCGTGCGGCCTGTGATTCTGCAAAAGATCATGCGACACGCCAGTATTCACACGACGCTTAAGTATTACGTCGATCAAGACGCCGACGACCTGGGGGCAGAACTGTGGGCCAAACGGTAGCACGCTTGGTAGCCTAAAGGGACCCGAATGGAATCAGCAGGCCAAATATGGCACTCGTTTTTAGGCCAGGAAATTGCGATCTCGGACACCTGTTCACTACTAAATAGAACTCATAATCCCTTGGTCGTGTGTTCGAATCACACCGGGCCTAGTGTACACATGTTCACTATACTATCATCGAATGTCACTGGCTGCGATTTACCTTGTTTTACGCTACTTGCTGTTGCCCGCGATTGTGACTGAGCACGCTTGATAGTGCCTGAATACGTTACGTTTTTCGTTACGCTCTTGGCCTTGTCGAGGGCCTGCCGTTCCCGTGCCAGCGCGGTTTCAAAATCCTGGGGCTTCACTTGGCGATAGTGTTCCTGGGCGATTTCTTCCGAATGTCCCATCCATGCGTTCACGATATGGGACGGGTATTCGGCAATCAATTCGGTCGCGCAAGTGCTGCGCATGTTCTGCCAGGGTTTCTCCCACAATTCCACGCCAGCATAAGCGGCATATCGATCCAATGCCGTGCGCAAATTCAACCCGATCGTGTTGGTTCCCTTATCGCGGCCAGCTTGACCTAGCTTGCGAATTTCGGGGAAAACGTATTCCGCACCCGCCTCCGCTTGGTCGAAGCATGCTTCCAGGTAAGGTCGAATTCGTTCCCAGAGGGGAATGATTCTGTGGGGTTTGTTCGTTTTGCGGCATGTTTTAACATTCGTGACTTTGATCCGTCGATTGTGCCAGTCCACGTCCTGCCAGCGCAGGGGGAGCAATTCACTAGGGACGCGCAAGCCGCCATAACGGGCCAGGACCACCGCCAGACGCCATTCGGCGTTGGGCATGGCATCCACCAGCTTCGCCGTCATTTCCTCGGTGACTTCGACAAACCGTTGGTCGTTGGCCTTTACCCGTAGGCCGGTGATGTCCTCAAATGGATTCGTGGGAATGTGGCCTTTTTTCACGGCGCGGCGGAATATCTGCTTGGCCAGTGCCGTCCGGCGCAAGGCGGTGGCAATGCTGAGTCCGGCCTTGCCTTGCATGTATTCGTAAAACTCCAGCGCGTCCCCATCGGTAACATCTTTTAGCCGTTTATTGGCACCAAAAAAATCCGCCAAGTTCCGGCGAATGTGGCGATAGGTCTCTTTGGTGGATTGTTGGACGTCGGCCTTATTTTCAATAAAGGTAGTCACCCATGCGTCAACCGTCCATTCGTTGGCCGGCTGTGGTTTTAACCGCGATTCCACTAGATTTGCATTGGCCAATTTTTGATAGGGGGCATCGTCCAGGCGGTTCAGCCATTTGAGCGTTTGCGGCGGGATCGATTTGCCTTGCAAAGACGCTAGGACGGCTTCCACGTGAACGTGCCAAATCCCCGCATCATCGGCACTAAATTCGTTTACCGGCAGGTAGATCGTCCTACGCCGTTTATCCAAGGGATGCTTGAATTCGATCCGCCAATGCTTGGCGTTACTATTGAGACTGGCCATTATTCCGGTTCCTTGCTGGAAAGTTCGATCCTGAAAAGTTCCGTTAGTTTTTCGATTAAGGCGATCCCAATTGCGCCTTTACCGTTCACAAAGCGCGATAGCTGCGCTTGGTTAATTCCCGTCCGTTGGTAAATCTGGTAACGTGTCAGCTTGGATTGCGTGACAATCCGCTTTAATTGCTCGGCGAATGTTTTATGTTTGGCCATACCAGGATGATACCAAATGCTAGACTGATAGGCAAGTACCATCAGCACAATAGTTCCTGACAGTCTGTGACAAACGGCGTCGTAATAGGCCATTAGACGCGTTCCGACGTAATGGTATCCATAAGTCCACTTGCCCCGCGAAACGCATTCCTGGGGCATTCTAGGGGGTCGGATTATGGTCAAAACGGCAATGCGTCGGGATCAGGCGGGAGTTGGGCATACTCGCGGGCTTCGGCCAAAAATGCTCTAACCCCCGCTCGTTCCGCTTCGGTCTCTGGCCCCCGCACACCGGGCAGGTCAAAGGTCACCTGGGCCACCTGCCGGGCGTCCAGTTCCACGGGCCATAACTCCCTCTGCCGGTCACTTTGCTGTTCCCG of the Pirellulales bacterium genome contains:
- a CDS encoding helix-turn-helix transcriptional regulator; the protein is MVLAYQSSIWYHPGMAKHKTFAEQLKRIVTQSKLTRYQIYQRTGINQAQLSRFVNGKGAIGIALIEKLTELFRIELSSKEPE
- a CDS encoding site-specific integrase, which encodes MASLNSNAKHWRIEFKHPLDKRRRTIYLPVNEFSADDAGIWHVHVEAVLASLQGKSIPPQTLKWLNRLDDAPYQKLANANLVESRLKPQPANEWTVDAWVTTFIENKADVQQSTKETYRHIRRNLADFFGANKRLKDVTDGDALEFYEYMQGKAGLSIATALRRTALAKQIFRRAVKKGHIPTNPFEDITGLRVKANDQRFVEVTEEMTAKLVDAMPNAEWRLAVVLARYGGLRVPSELLPLRWQDVDWHNRRIKVTNVKTCRKTNKPHRIIPLWERIRPYLEACFDQAEAGAEYVFPEIRKLGQAGRDKGTNTIGLNLRTALDRYAAYAGVELWEKPWQNMRSTCATELIAEYPSHIVNAWMGHSEEIAQEHYRQVKPQDFETALARERQALDKAKSVTKNVTYSGTIKRAQSQSRATASSVKQGKSQPVTFDDSIVNMCTLGPV
- a CDS encoding site-specific integrase, with translation MIRVNVRWRPDRGLFQLYFRHPLTGKRVMKSAGTDNRREAERAAARWQAELERSNLGENKNVSWDAFRLQFEERHLLQLARGSRTAYRVSLNHFEKLIGQPTNIRMISAGHLSEFSTKLLAKSKSRVTVGKILRHLRVALGWAEKMGMLDSVPRFSMPSMRGVNVMKGRPITEAEFALLLAAVPTVRPNDPETWTQLLLGLWLSGLRLGEACRLAWDKPPIMVDLASGKYPRLIFRASGQKSGKEELVPITPEFAEFLKKTPANKRTGKVFSSVTRAGRIISEIGEEAGVVVNEHGKFASAHDLRRAFGTRLSLRVRPVILQKIMRHASIHTTLKYYVDQDADDLGAELWAKR